From Virgibacillus natechei, the proteins below share one genomic window:
- a CDS encoding YisL family protein, which yields MNTHLHVTSWVLAFILFAVAYVLHKQGKAKGAKIVHMVLRLIYLLILFSGVDLLFNYFTGGGMIGEAVFKGIAGIWAVLAMEMILVKMTRRESTKIWWIQAIIAIVITIALGFGRLPGGFLP from the coding sequence ATGAATACGCATTTGCATGTGACTTCATGGGTTCTTGCGTTTATTTTGTTTGCTGTAGCTTATGTATTACATAAACAAGGTAAAGCTAAAGGTGCAAAGATCGTCCACATGGTCTTACGATTAATTTATTTGTTAATTTTATTTTCAGGCGTAGACTTATTGTTTAATTACTTTACTGGCGGTGGCATGATAGGTGAAGCCGTCTTTAAAGGAATTGCAGGTATTTGGGCAGTTCTCGCCATGGAAATGATCTTAGTAAAAATGACAAGACGTGAATCTACGAAAATTTGGTGGATTCAAGCCATAATTGCGATAGTAATCACAATAGCATTAGGTTTTGGGCGATTGCCAGGTGGGTTTTTACCTTAA
- a CDS encoding alpha-amylase family glycosyl hydrolase: MKRMAFMLIIIGFFLYNVTSIDSSAQEDRQLEEEIIYNIVVDRFNNGDFERNEQVRIDDPYAYHGGDLQGIINRLDDIQELGVTTISLSPIMENALDGYHGYWIEDFYSVEEQFGEMEDFHELIDEAHKRDMKVVMEFVTNYVGSSHSIVDDPEREDWIQEGNDVTADWADNVAVLNQDNPEVEAFLMDVARFWMEETDIDGFELHAVDQSSFSFLESFTAQIKEIDENFYLLGDILDTDQASEQLKEITEIDMIENQDLFESMTEVFAEEGNPVSAIYETWEESGSYSDLLYVDSKDTKRFSQMFAENGRNDLTTWSLALTYMYTTPGVPVIFQGSEMPMYGTDTAEVQQLVQFNAGSDELNEFHSRISSLRTQFPALKYGDFEQVGTSGAMSVFKRTYEDEEIYIAINNDTVLQAVSVSDIESGTRLRGHLGDNIVLEEDNGEHKIGLDRETAEVFVVETDTGLNWMFIGFIGVVFLLFIGGVIYLTRKQKRSE; the protein is encoded by the coding sequence ATGAAAAGAATGGCATTTATGCTTATTATTATCGGATTTTTTCTTTATAATGTGACGTCTATCGATTCATCAGCACAAGAGGATCGACAATTAGAGGAAGAGATTATTTATAATATAGTAGTGGACCGCTTTAATAATGGCGACTTTGAGCGAAATGAACAGGTCAGAATCGATGATCCTTATGCTTATCATGGCGGAGATTTACAAGGGATCATAAACAGGTTGGATGATATTCAGGAACTAGGCGTGACAACCATATCGCTCTCACCAATTATGGAAAATGCCCTTGATGGATATCATGGTTACTGGATTGAAGACTTTTACAGTGTCGAGGAACAATTTGGTGAGATGGAAGATTTCCATGAATTAATAGATGAAGCACATAAAAGAGATATGAAGGTTGTAATGGAGTTTGTCACAAATTATGTTGGATCAAGTCATTCGATTGTTGACGACCCAGAAAGAGAGGACTGGATACAAGAGGGGAATGATGTAACAGCAGACTGGGCAGATAATGTGGCTGTATTGAATCAGGATAACCCTGAAGTAGAAGCCTTTTTAATGGATGTGGCGAGGTTTTGGATGGAAGAAACTGATATTGATGGATTTGAACTTCATGCAGTTGATCAATCGTCCTTTAGCTTTTTAGAGAGCTTTACAGCACAAATAAAAGAAATAGATGAAAATTTTTATTTGTTGGGTGATATTTTAGATACGGATCAAGCTTCTGAACAATTAAAAGAAATTACCGAAATCGATATGATTGAAAATCAGGATCTTTTTGAGTCGATGACTGAAGTATTTGCCGAAGAAGGAAACCCTGTTTCTGCCATTTATGAAACGTGGGAAGAAAGTGGGAGTTATTCCGATTTATTGTATGTAGATAGCAAGGATACAAAGCGCTTTTCCCAGATGTTTGCAGAGAATGGCCGTAATGATTTGACGACATGGAGTTTAGCATTAACATATATGTACACAACACCTGGTGTCCCTGTGATTTTCCAAGGATCTGAAATGCCAATGTACGGAACAGATACTGCAGAAGTACAACAACTTGTTCAATTTAACGCAGGTAGCGATGAACTTAATGAGTTCCATTCACGTATTTCGTCCCTCAGAACTCAATTTCCTGCTTTAAAATATGGTGATTTTGAACAAGTTGGAACTAGTGGAGCCATGAGTGTGTTTAAACGAACATATGAAGATGAGGAAATCTATATAGCGATCAATAATGATACGGTATTACAGGCAGTGTCTGTTAGTGATATCGAATCAGGGACGAGACTTCGTGGTCACCTTGGGGATAACATTGTACTGGAAGAAGATAATGGTGAACATAAAATAGGTCTTGATAGAGAAACAGCAGAAGTATTTGTTGTAGAAACGGATACAGGTCTTAACTGGATGTTTATAGGTTTTATTGGTGTTGTATTCCTTTTATTCATAGGAGGGGTTATCTATTTAACACGCAAACAAAAGAGAAGCGAATAA
- the yppF gene encoding YppF family protein — protein sequence MLMNEIMDAYEQEKKRSPKTTNDLLDFYQNKYITGDININYYQRIYHCLREKGAISAHEYA from the coding sequence ATGCTAATGAATGAAATAATGGACGCATACGAACAAGAAAAAAAACGATCACCTAAGACAACAAACGACTTACTGGATTTTTATCAGAACAAATATATTACTGGTGATATTAACATTAATTATTACCAAAGGATCTACCACTGCCTACGTGAAAAAGGCGCAATATCAGCACATGAATATGCTTGA
- a CDS encoding DegV family protein — protein MNTKILADSASDLSKDHYNEYDIEMVPLTVHLNEKEYKDVIDINPKTVYDAMREGKGTKTSQVSPETFKAIFTSYAQENQPLVYVAFSSELSGTYQTAKLMETEVKDEFPDAPLHVIDSKCASIGYGLVVLHVAKLAKNGASTDEIIEAATYQAEHMEHIFTVDDLEYLLRGGRVSKTAAFVGTLLKIKPILHVENGKLVPLEKVRGSKKLFPRMLEIMQDRGTDFQNQTIGISHGDDVERAEQLAEMIKEKFNPKEVVIEMVGSVIGAHAGPGTIALFFLNKPNK, from the coding sequence ATGAATACTAAAATTCTAGCTGACTCTGCAAGTGATTTATCAAAGGATCATTATAACGAATATGACATCGAAATGGTACCTTTAACTGTTCATTTGAATGAAAAAGAATATAAAGATGTAATAGATATTAATCCAAAAACGGTTTATGATGCGATGAGGGAAGGAAAAGGCACAAAAACATCACAAGTATCTCCAGAAACCTTTAAAGCTATTTTTACATCCTATGCTCAAGAAAATCAACCATTAGTATACGTAGCTTTCTCATCTGAATTATCTGGCACCTATCAAACGGCAAAATTAATGGAGACTGAAGTTAAAGATGAATTTCCTGATGCACCCTTACATGTAATCGACTCAAAATGCGCCTCCATTGGCTATGGTTTAGTCGTTCTACATGTTGCCAAGCTAGCCAAAAATGGTGCTAGCACCGATGAAATTATCGAAGCAGCAACCTATCAAGCAGAACATATGGAACATATTTTCACCGTGGATGATTTAGAATATCTGCTCCGTGGCGGACGTGTAAGTAAAACGGCAGCATTCGTTGGTACACTATTAAAAATCAAACCGATCCTCCATGTCGAGAATGGAAAACTAGTTCCACTTGAAAAAGTTAGAGGATCAAAAAAACTATTTCCTAGAATGCTTGAAATCATGCAAGACCGAGGTACTGACTTCCAAAATCAAACCATTGGTATTAGCCATGGTGATGACGTCGAAAGAGCTGAACAATTAGCCGAAATGATCAAAGAAAAGTTCAATCCCAAGGAAGTCGTTATTGAAATGGTAGGATCGGTCATCGGTGCCCATGCAGGTCCTGGAACAATCGCACTTTTTTTCCTTAATAAACCTAATAAATAA
- a CDS encoding YitT family protein: MFIFESKRIAIVIFGAILNAMSLNFFLIGANVYASGFTGAAQLTASVFNDFLGIGITTGILLFLFNVPVLLLGWFKVGKGFTVYSLISVLFTTLALEFIPIIAFSEDIILNAVFGGVLAGAGVGLTLKLGASTGGMDIVAMLLSRMKDKPIGNYFLMLNAVIIAFAGMFYEPENALYTLLTLYVTTRVIDALHTRHDKLTAMIVTHKAVELQHEIHKTMVRGITILPAKGAYTNTDQNMLYLVITRYELYDLERIIGEVDPKAFTNIVQTTGIFGVFRKD, from the coding sequence ATGTTTATTTTTGAGTCAAAACGGATTGCGATTGTTATATTTGGCGCCATATTGAATGCCATGTCACTCAATTTCTTTCTAATCGGTGCTAACGTATACGCTAGTGGTTTTACAGGGGCAGCCCAGCTAACAGCTAGTGTATTTAATGATTTCTTAGGAATAGGGATTACAACAGGTATACTATTGTTTCTATTTAACGTTCCTGTACTTTTACTAGGCTGGTTCAAGGTAGGAAAAGGTTTTACTGTTTATAGTCTTATTTCTGTTCTCTTTACCACTTTAGCATTGGAGTTCATTCCAATAATTGCATTTTCAGAGGATATTATTTTAAATGCAGTTTTTGGTGGTGTACTTGCTGGTGCTGGTGTTGGACTCACCTTAAAATTAGGTGCATCAACTGGTGGTATGGATATTGTTGCCATGCTATTATCCAGAATGAAAGACAAACCAATTGGAAATTATTTTTTAATGTTAAATGCTGTTATCATAGCTTTTGCTGGGATGTTTTATGAGCCAGAAAATGCGCTTTATACATTATTAACGTTATACGTAACAACACGTGTTATCGATGCACTTCATACAAGACATGATAAACTTACTGCAATGATCGTTACACATAAAGCAGTGGAATTGCAGCATGAAATTCATAAGACCATGGTTCGAGGTATCACCATTTTACCTGCAAAAGGTGCTTATACGAATACAGATCAAAACATGTTGTATCTTGTCATAACCCGTTATGAATTATATGACCTGGAACGTATTATTGGTGAAGTTGATCCAAAAGCTTTTACAAACATTGTTCAAACAACTGGTATATTTGGCGTCTTTCGAAAAGATTAA
- a CDS encoding NifU N-terminal domain-containing protein has translation MAVHVEATPNPNALKFTSDKLIFEGTNSISVMPGDTSEHEIMNELMQLDGVDNVFGYQNFITINKQFDAEWDNVSPKVTEVMDKHGY, from the coding sequence ATGGCAGTTCATGTTGAAGCTACCCCAAATCCAAATGCATTAAAGTTCACATCTGATAAATTGATTTTCGAAGGTACAAACAGCATTTCTGTTATGCCTGGAGACACTAGTGAGCATGAAATCATGAATGAATTGATGCAGCTTGACGGTGTCGACAACGTTTTTGGCTACCAGAATTTCATTACAATAAATAAGCAATTTGACGCTGAATGGGACAATGTATCACCTAAAGTTACAGAAGTTATGGATAAGCACGGGTATTAA
- a CDS encoding DUF3813 family protein → MANNLFQQAKDAVNAFRNGNENTNQQDKQAAQNAIQSAYDGATPEEQQKLQQLEQQLKQQNQLS, encoded by the coding sequence TTGGCAAATAACCTATTTCAACAAGCAAAAGACGCTGTGAATGCATTTCGAAATGGTAATGAAAATACTAACCAACAAGATAAGCAAGCTGCTCAAAATGCAATTCAATCTGCTTACGATGGTGCAACTCCCGAAGAACAACAAAAATTACAACAACTGGAGCAACAACTGAAGCAACAAAATCAGTTAAGCTAA
- a CDS encoding Cof-type HAD-IIB family hydrolase codes for MKKHLIALDLDGTLLTDNKEISSYTKQIVLKAAEEGHIIVIATGRPHRASINYYHNLGLNTPMVNFNGALLHHPTDQKWDALHNPMPMRTAHKIIDACFDLNVHNMLAEVMDDVYLDQYDEKIIQIFQETQNDPPFTIGNIKHNLQEDPTSLLIHPKEDHIHQLRRHLNDYHAELIEHRKWGAPWNIIEIVKKGMNKAVGLQKVAYYYDIPAERIIAFGDEDNDLEMIEYAGVGVAMGNAIDELQSIAKHVTDTNEQDGIGIFLKEYLKL; via the coding sequence ATGAAAAAACATTTAATTGCATTAGATCTAGATGGAACGCTTTTAACAGATAATAAAGAGATTAGTTCTTATACAAAACAAATCGTACTAAAAGCTGCGGAAGAAGGACATATTATTGTTATAGCAACTGGAAGACCACATCGCGCCAGCATTAATTATTACCATAATCTTGGGCTTAATACACCAATGGTTAATTTTAACGGGGCGCTACTCCATCACCCGACCGATCAAAAATGGGATGCCCTTCATAATCCAATGCCTATGCGCACCGCGCACAAGATTATTGATGCTTGTTTCGACTTGAATGTTCATAACATGTTGGCAGAAGTAATGGATGATGTTTATCTCGATCAATACGATGAAAAAATTATTCAGATCTTTCAAGAAACCCAAAATGATCCACCGTTTACAATTGGCAATATAAAACATAATTTACAGGAAGATCCTACTTCTTTACTCATTCATCCAAAAGAGGATCACATCCATCAGTTAAGAAGGCATCTGAATGATTACCACGCTGAACTTATCGAACACCGAAAATGGGGCGCACCATGGAACATCATTGAAATTGTAAAAAAAGGCATGAATAAAGCAGTTGGATTGCAAAAAGTCGCTTACTACTATGATATCCCAGCAGAAAGAATTATTGCATTTGGCGATGAAGACAATGACCTGGAAATGATTGAATATGCCGGTGTTGGTGTAGCCATGGGCAATGCCATTGACGAGTTACAATCCATTGCTAAACATGTTACAGATACAAATGAACAAGATGGAATCGGCATTTTTCTGAAAGAGTATTTAAAGCTATAA
- a CDS encoding alpha/beta fold hydrolase: MIGVYEENINTIPGLVVVDTEKENKALPILTYFHGFTSSKEINLPLAYLLADKGYRVVLPDSKYHGERETEISSTKMQISFWDIVMKNVEELQVIKDYFDEKGLILNDRFGVAGTSMGGITTSAALTQYSWIKVSAVLMGSPKIATYAQTLVSSFREMGELPITEEMIDQLYEQLKLYDISTQTDKLKDRPLLFWHGESDAVVPFDHSYTFYEEVKKLYKNPDNIQFLKEANQGHKVSRPAILETVKWFDKHL, from the coding sequence ATGATTGGAGTTTATGAGGAAAATATAAATACAATACCAGGATTAGTTGTGGTTGATACGGAAAAAGAAAATAAAGCATTACCTATCCTCACCTATTTCCATGGGTTCACAAGTTCAAAGGAAATTAATTTACCTTTAGCATACTTACTGGCTGATAAGGGATATCGCGTCGTGCTTCCAGATAGCAAATATCACGGAGAACGTGAGACAGAAATTTCATCAACTAAAATGCAAATTTCGTTTTGGGATATTGTCATGAAAAATGTTGAAGAGCTTCAAGTAATTAAAGATTACTTTGATGAAAAAGGTTTGATTTTAAATGACCGATTTGGTGTGGCTGGAACGAGTATGGGAGGTATTACGACGTCTGCAGCTCTAACGCAATATTCCTGGATTAAAGTTTCTGCCGTATTGATGGGATCACCAAAAATCGCGACATATGCCCAAACATTGGTTTCAAGCTTTAGGGAAATGGGGGAACTTCCTATTACCGAAGAAATGATTGATCAGCTATATGAACAGCTAAAACTGTATGATATATCCACACAAACAGATAAGCTAAAGGACAGGCCACTATTATTCTGGCATGGTGAAAGTGATGCTGTCGTGCCATTTGATCATTCGTATACATTTTATGAAGAAGTGAAGAAACTATATAAAAACCCGGATAACATTCAATTTTTAAAGGAAGCAAATCAAGGTCATAAAGTAAGTCGACCCGCCATTCTGGAAACGGTAAAATGGTTTGACAAGCATCTATGA
- a CDS encoding metal-sulfur cluster assembly factor — translation MDEALKENMMGALENVIDPELGIDIVNLGLIYDVELNDEGLATVTMTLTAMGCPLAGHIEQDVRGALEDIPEAKDVDVNIVWDPPWGKDKMSRYAKIALGIPD, via the coding sequence ATGGATGAAGCTTTAAAAGAAAATATGATGGGTGCACTTGAGAATGTAATCGACCCAGAGTTAGGAATTGATATTGTTAACCTTGGATTAATATATGATGTAGAATTAAATGATGAAGGCTTAGCTACAGTAACCATGACGTTAACAGCAATGGGCTGTCCACTAGCAGGACACATTGAACAAGATGTCAGAGGTGCACTTGAAGATATTCCTGAAGCAAAAGATGTAGATGTTAATATTGTTTGGGATCCACCATGGGGCAAAGATAAAATGTCTCGTTATGCTAAAATTGCTTTAGGTATCCCAGATTGA
- a CDS encoding Crp/Fnr family transcriptional regulator gives MKSQSIQELLQRFPLFKDLTDFEMEPIIDLAKNRVYRQKTHIFMQGDPLTNVYFIHQGKIKIYKTDFQGREQIVNVLQGGDMFPHQGFFRKDDYPAHAEVLEEATLIYIPIHSFENFLITHPEISVKLLSVLGDIIVDLQSRLEEKILRNTYEQIILLLLRLSKSYGKETEKDKIHLTTHFTNRELANMIGSSRETVSRTLTNLKKNNFFTTDKAGFMILDTDALEDELF, from the coding sequence ATGAAATCACAATCAATACAAGAGCTTTTACAACGTTTCCCATTGTTCAAAGATCTGACAGACTTTGAGATGGAACCAATAATTGATTTAGCTAAAAATCGAGTTTATCGACAAAAAACCCATATTTTTATGCAAGGTGACCCATTAACGAATGTTTATTTTATCCATCAAGGAAAAATAAAAATATATAAAACAGACTTTCAAGGAAGAGAGCAAATTGTAAATGTGCTACAAGGTGGCGACATGTTTCCACATCAAGGTTTCTTTCGTAAGGATGACTATCCAGCACATGCTGAGGTTTTAGAAGAAGCTACTTTAATCTACATTCCAATCCATTCTTTTGAAAACTTTCTTATTACACATCCAGAGATCAGTGTAAAGTTATTAAGTGTTTTAGGAGATATCATTGTTGACTTACAAAGTCGCCTTGAAGAGAAGATTTTGCGGAATACGTATGAACAAATTATTTTGCTCTTATTACGCCTATCAAAAAGTTACGGGAAAGAAACGGAGAAGGATAAAATTCATTTAACCACACATTTTACCAATAGAGAATTGGCAAATATGATTGGGTCCAGTCGCGAAACAGTAAGCCGGACATTAACAAATCTTAAAAAGAACAACTTTTTCACCACAGACAAAGCTGGCTTTATGATTTTAGATACAGATGCACTGGAAGATGAGTTATTTTAA
- a CDS encoding TIGR04053 family radical SAM/SPASM domain-containing protein: protein MLSRDYNQDPFIVIWELTRACQLKCLHCRAEAQHHRHPLELTFEEGQKLIDDIYEMNNPMLVFTGGDPLERQDVFDIAEYAVQKGVRVSMTPSATPNVTKEAMKKAKDVGLARWAFSIDGHCKEVHDHFRGTEGSFDLTMNAINYLNELEMPLQINTVISNYNYEYLDEMAAMVEKLDCVLWSVFFLVPTGRGKESDMISPAEHERVLRWLYKLSKRVPFDIKTTAAQHYRRVVIQSKIREQKGKSDKENIFYEDALMSGKIDQIDGLGRAPKGVNDGNGFVFISHTGDVFPSGLLPIKAGNVRQTPLATIYRESEVFQNLRSPDKYKGKCGVCEFRHVCGGSRSRAYNVTGDYMESEPYCVYIPKAMREERKQKQ from the coding sequence ATGTTATCTCGCGATTATAATCAAGATCCGTTTATTGTCATTTGGGAATTGACTCGTGCTTGCCAATTAAAATGCCTGCATTGCCGTGCAGAGGCGCAACATCATCGGCATCCCTTAGAATTGACATTTGAAGAAGGTCAAAAACTAATCGATGATATATATGAAATGAATAATCCAATGCTTGTTTTTACAGGTGGAGATCCTTTAGAGCGTCAAGATGTGTTTGATATTGCTGAATATGCTGTACAAAAAGGTGTACGTGTATCGATGACACCATCAGCTACCCCGAATGTAACAAAAGAAGCAATGAAAAAAGCAAAAGATGTAGGTCTTGCCAGATGGGCATTCAGTATTGATGGTCATTGTAAGGAAGTACATGATCATTTTCGTGGTACAGAGGGGTCATTTGATTTAACAATGAATGCCATCAATTATTTAAATGAATTAGAAATGCCGTTACAAATCAATACGGTTATATCCAACTATAATTATGAGTACTTAGATGAGATGGCTGCGATGGTTGAAAAGCTTGACTGCGTATTATGGAGTGTGTTTTTCCTTGTCCCAACAGGGAGAGGGAAAGAATCGGATATGATATCACCAGCAGAGCACGAGCGCGTTCTGCGCTGGCTTTATAAATTATCGAAACGGGTGCCGTTTGATATAAAAACCACTGCGGCACAACATTACCGCCGTGTTGTTATTCAAAGTAAAATACGTGAACAAAAAGGGAAAAGCGATAAGGAAAATATATTCTATGAGGATGCATTAATGAGTGGTAAAATCGATCAAATTGATGGGCTAGGCCGTGCGCCAAAAGGGGTGAACGATGGCAATGGATTTGTATTTATTTCTCATACAGGGGATGTATTTCCAAGTGGTTTATTACCCATAAAAGCAGGAAATGTACGCCAAACACCACTGGCAACGATTTACCGAGAATCGGAAGTGTTTCAAAATTTACGCAGTCCAGATAAATATAAAGGAAAGTGTGGCGTGTGTGAGTTTCGTCATGTGTGTGGTGGTTCCAGGTCCAGAGCATATAATGTTACGGGGGACTATATGGAAAGTGAACCATATTGTGTTTACATTCCTAAAGCAATGCGCGAGGAAAGAAAGCAAAAGCAATGA
- a CDS encoding undecaprenyl-diphosphate phosphatase codes for MTDLWTLISYLFLGLFQGFSEPIPISSSGHLVILRELLGIEIEGLSFEILVNFGSLIAVLLVFRNDIIRLIKNGFLYLTKKEADAKADFQFILFLIIATIPTGILGLLFEDFISEKLSGVAVVGYTLLITGAALWAIRNLRGRKSDGELTVKDALIVGFSQAVALIPGISRSGATIVAAMLVGMKKETALRFSFLLYIPVSLGITVLSITDIINDPNIDTLIIPYLIAFMAAIIASFFALKWFIHIMAKGKLGYFAIYCFIVGILVILFL; via the coding sequence ATGACAGATCTGTGGACGTTGATATCTTATTTATTTTTAGGGTTATTTCAAGGATTCTCTGAACCAATTCCCATTTCTTCAAGTGGACATCTTGTTATATTAAGAGAGCTTCTTGGAATTGAAATTGAGGGGTTGTCTTTTGAAATATTAGTTAATTTTGGATCGCTTATCGCTGTATTGCTTGTTTTTCGAAATGACATTATTCGTCTAATCAAAAATGGATTCCTTTATTTGACCAAAAAAGAAGCAGATGCAAAGGCGGATTTTCAATTTATTCTATTCCTTATCATTGCAACAATTCCTACGGGGATATTGGGCTTATTATTTGAGGACTTCATTAGTGAAAAACTCAGTGGGGTAGCTGTGGTAGGATACACATTGCTTATTACTGGTGCTGCCCTGTGGGCTATTCGTAATTTACGTGGAAGAAAAAGTGATGGTGAACTGACGGTTAAGGATGCACTTATCGTTGGATTCTCTCAGGCAGTTGCATTAATTCCTGGAATCAGCCGCTCGGGCGCTACCATTGTTGCAGCAATGCTTGTAGGGATGAAAAAGGAAACCGCATTGCGTTTTTCGTTCCTCCTCTATATTCCGGTCAGTCTTGGAATAACGGTGTTATCCATAACGGATATTATAAACGATCCGAACATTGACACTTTGATCATTCCTTATTTGATCGCATTTATGGCTGCCATCATAGCATCATTCTTTGCTTTGAAATGGTTTATTCACATCATGGCAAAAGGAAAATTAGGATATTTCGCCATCTATTGCTTCATCGTTGGTATACTGGTTATCCTATTTTTATAA
- a CDS encoding YjzD family protein has product MRYIMTIVWAIIISTVLSYVLTSMEGEPFVLSEALILGVIFSIIVIVLGEFVLKEKKEQ; this is encoded by the coding sequence ATGCGTTACATAATGACAATAGTATGGGCTATCATAATTAGTACTGTCCTATCCTATGTTCTAACAAGTATGGAAGGTGAACCATTCGTTCTTTCAGAGGCACTTATTCTTGGAGTTATCTTTTCAATCATCGTAATTGTCTTGGGAGAATTTGTATTAAAAGAAAAAAAAGAACAGTAA